From Calothrix sp. PCC 6303, a single genomic window includes:
- a CDS encoding CHASE4 domain-containing protein, with product MKLRQKTLLIVSGTLAGLIGVIYLASANIFMGSIRKAEENEAQQTLKGVQNLLLQSQESFSDRYGDWSAWDDTYKFIQDKNPDYIKTNLVPKQLSLLKANYMLFVNTAGDAVYGTGYDEKQKVMLSIPKELSDRISKKDDLLLKRPDLTTKSTGIMVLPTGPIWITSQPILTSDTTGPIKGSLIVGRRISDETIDQLSRLARLPLKLYRFNDLDLPPEIEKIRTSLSPKQNIVVQPLSEQTLAGYLLIPDIDGKPGLILQVDISRRTYQQAQSNLQYLIISLIIAGVIFGAVVLFLLERSVLSRLTLLASGVIRVRDTNDLGLRLSIPGQDEMSNLTAHINDMLDAIAQSDEQQKQTLAQLEAANSKIQGLNKTLRTDNLRMGEELAVTRQLQETILPKADELLKISELDIASFMEPASDIGGDYYDVIESHGCIKISIGDVTGHGLQSGILMVMVQSVVRALSAANITNNTLFLSLLNQVIFENVRRMNSDRNLTIAFLDYKAGKVTLSGQHEEVIIVRADGQIERIDTIDLGFPVGLEADITNFIGQKEVTLFSGDGIVLYTDGLIDAESTNKKQYGIERLCDVLRHNWHHNARQIQQAVIDDLWSHIARKNLQDDVTILVIKQK from the coding sequence ATGAAACTAAGACAGAAAACTTTACTAATTGTTAGTGGAACTTTAGCTGGTTTGATTGGTGTTATTTATCTAGCATCTGCGAATATATTTATGGGGAGTATTCGCAAAGCAGAAGAAAATGAAGCTCAACAGACTCTCAAAGGTGTGCAAAACTTACTTTTGCAAAGTCAAGAAAGTTTTAGCGATCGCTATGGAGATTGGTCAGCGTGGGATGATACCTATAAGTTCATTCAGGATAAAAACCCTGACTATATTAAAACAAACCTTGTACCCAAGCAGTTAAGCTTATTAAAAGCAAATTATATGCTTTTCGTCAATACCGCTGGAGATGCAGTTTACGGGACTGGGTATGATGAAAAGCAAAAGGTGATGTTATCTATACCCAAAGAATTAAGCGATCGCATTAGCAAAAAAGATGATTTACTACTGAAACGTCCTGACTTGACAACTAAGTCTACAGGAATTATGGTTTTACCCACTGGTCCAATTTGGATTACATCCCAACCAATTCTCACCAGTGATACCACAGGACCAATCAAAGGTTCCCTAATTGTCGGACGTAGAATTAGTGACGAAACAATTGATCAATTATCCCGATTAGCACGTCTCCCACTAAAACTGTACAGATTTAACGATTTAGATTTACCTCCAGAAATTGAAAAAATCCGTACATCTCTTTCTCCTAAACAAAATATTGTCGTTCAACCCTTAAGCGAACAAACATTAGCAGGTTATCTTTTAATTCCAGATATTGATGGGAAACCAGGATTAATTTTGCAAGTTGATATTTCTCGAAGAACTTATCAACAAGCACAAAGCAACCTTCAATATCTAATTATTAGTTTGATTATTGCTGGAGTCATATTTGGAGCAGTAGTTTTATTTTTACTAGAACGTTCAGTTTTATCACGGTTGACACTATTAGCTTCCGGTGTAATACGTGTGCGTGACACTAACGACTTAGGTTTGCGCTTGTCAATTCCTGGTCAAGATGAAATGTCAAATTTAACCGCACATATTAATGATATGCTGGACGCGATCGCACAATCAGACGAACAGCAAAAACAAACGCTTGCTCAATTGGAAGCTGCAAATTCCAAAATTCAAGGGCTTAATAAAACTCTCAGAACAGATAATTTACGCATGGGTGAAGAGTTAGCTGTTACACGACAACTACAAGAAACAATATTGCCCAAAGCAGATGAACTTCTCAAGATTTCCGAATTAGATATTGCTAGCTTTATGGAACCTGCATCCGATATTGGTGGTGACTATTACGATGTCATCGAAAGTCATGGTTGCATTAAAATCAGTATTGGTGATGTCACCGGACATGGTTTGCAAAGTGGCATATTGATGGTGATGGTACAATCGGTAGTCCGTGCATTATCAGCCGCAAATATTACTAACAACACCTTATTTTTAAGCTTGTTAAATCAAGTCATTTTTGAGAATGTCCGACGCATGAATTCCGATAGAAACCTCACTATCGCCTTTCTCGATTATAAAGCTGGTAAAGTCACATTAAGTGGTCAACACGAAGAGGTAATTATTGTCCGTGCAGATGGTCAAATCGAGCGAATTGACACCATAGATTTAGGATTTCCTGTTGGTTTAGAAGCTGATATTACTAACTTCATTGGACAAAAAGAAGTAACGCTATTTTCTGGGGATGGGATTGTACTTTACACAGATGGTTTAATAGATGCAGAAAGCACCAATAAAAAACAGTACGGAATTGAAAGATTGTGTGATGTTTTACGTCATAACTGGCATCACAATGCCCGTCAAATTCAGCAAGCTGTAATTGATGATTTATGGAGTCATATCGCTAGAAAAAATCTCCAAGATGATGTCACAATTTTAGTTATCAAACAAAAATAA
- a CDS encoding PhoH family protein yields the protein MAGSLTIQLPNIESAIALSGTNEENIKVLSQQTGALIVLRGQDLLISGNEDQVQQAVKLVRSLEYLWGKGKNVSNTDILTTHQALDNHREGELQDLQRDIVARTRRGEDVRAKTFLQRQYIQALNKNDLTFCTGPAGTGKTFLAVVVAVQALLAGKFERLILTRPAVEAGEKLGFLPGDLQQKVDPYLRPLYDAINEFIDPEKIPNLIERGVIEVAPLAYMRGRTLSNAFIIVDEAQNTTPAQMKMVLTRLGFRSRMVITGDITQTDLPNYQESGLSVAVNVLKNVEGIAFCEFSQKDVVRHALVQRIVAAYEKYEP from the coding sequence ATGGCAGGTTCTTTAACGATTCAACTGCCGAATATTGAAAGTGCGATCGCGCTTTCTGGAACTAACGAAGAAAATATCAAAGTTCTGTCCCAACAAACTGGTGCTTTAATAGTTTTACGTGGGCAGGATTTATTAATTTCTGGTAACGAAGACCAAGTACAGCAGGCTGTAAAATTAGTGCGATCGCTTGAATATCTCTGGGGGAAAGGCAAAAATGTCTCCAACACAGATATTCTCACCACCCACCAAGCTTTGGACAACCACCGTGAAGGTGAATTACAAGATTTACAACGGGATATTGTCGCCAGAACCCGGCGAGGTGAAGATGTTCGCGCCAAAACTTTTCTTCAACGCCAGTATATTCAAGCACTCAATAAAAACGATTTGACCTTTTGTACTGGTCCTGCTGGAACGGGTAAAACCTTTCTAGCCGTGGTTGTGGCTGTACAGGCACTACTGGCAGGGAAGTTTGAAAGGTTGATTTTGACACGTCCCGCTGTAGAAGCAGGGGAAAAACTGGGTTTTTTACCGGGTGACTTGCAACAGAAAGTTGACCCCTATTTACGTCCCCTTTACGATGCAATTAATGAATTTATTGACCCCGAAAAAATACCGAATCTAATCGAACGGGGTGTAATTGAAGTTGCACCACTAGCCTACATGCGGGGACGTACCCTCAGTAATGCTTTCATTATTGTGGATGAAGCACAAAACACAACTCCAGCCCAAATGAAAATGGTCTTAACTAGGTTGGGTTTCCGTTCTCGAATGGTAATTACAGGTGACATTACCCAAACAGATTTACCAAATTATCAAGAGTCTGGACTATCTGTAGCGGTAAATGTTTTGAAAAATGTTGAAGGCATTGCTTTTTGTGAATTTTCCCAAAAAGATGTTGTTCGTCATGCTTTGGTTCAGCGAATCGTTGCCGCTTACGAAAAGTATGAACCATAA
- a CDS encoding calcium-binding protein, with product MVLTIGNDSDNFLRGTLDSDTIQGRDGNDILQGFNGNDTLLGGKNDDYLFGGLGSDVLSGDGFTSADNQLEKGNDILVGGAGTDRLLAWGDDILVGGGSNQYDDQLINNLQNDPFSTAITGDNETDTFVAVNKDAIGYTLTIADYEVGVDNIDLSSFGVFGVGDFAEIQDKGNFFEAKTFKTDGAELVLRINADLASLDYIG from the coding sequence ATGGTATTGACAATTGGTAATGATAGCGACAACTTTTTGAGAGGAACATTAGACTCAGATACTATTCAAGGAAGAGATGGCAATGATATTCTTCAAGGTTTTAATGGCAATGACACACTTTTAGGCGGCAAGAATGACGATTATCTTTTTGGAGGTCTAGGTTCTGATGTCTTGTCTGGTGATGGATTTACATCAGCCGATAATCAACTTGAAAAAGGCAATGATATCTTAGTAGGTGGAGCAGGTACTGATAGGCTTCTTGCTTGGGGAGATGACATTTTGGTTGGAGGAGGTTCTAACCAATATGATGATCAACTAATCAATAATTTGCAAAATGATCCGTTCAGCACTGCTATAACAGGAGATAATGAGACAGATACTTTCGTTGCTGTGAACAAAGATGCTATTGGTTATACTTTGACTATTGCAGATTACGAGGTTGGTGTAGACAATATTGACCTGAGTAGCTTTGGTGTTTTTGGTGTTGGAGACTTTGCCGAAATCCAGGATAAGGGAAATTTCTTTGAAGCGAAGACTTTTAAAACTGATGGTGCAGAACTTGTCCTGCGAATTAATGCCGATTTAGCATCCTTAGATTATATCGGTTAA
- a CDS encoding DUF6816 family protein, protein MKAIWNLCLVCFCLLWSCEVQAGELAQRLENFPQWQKLTSVQPATGDLAYPEWMLGDWLVTSTLVDLAAPLAPDIITPGFEGNRQYLNQPISFKVKFIPEKSVISGSKLIPRTVNEKKLIVADRAFNGLSLARAYLGDELVLAVKVDPESPNRQITLLKGDRQLVSVVTAREVENTKDDRYITTEVFQQLFKGGNNPYFNQVESTTAYQPQLTSTPQIIADQVTAVYLSPQDKNYFQAGSRPVALYRYRLEFRQDLRNTQRETRP, encoded by the coding sequence ATGAAAGCAATTTGGAATTTATGTTTAGTTTGTTTCTGCTTGTTGTGGAGTTGTGAGGTGCAAGCGGGGGAACTTGCCCAAAGGTTGGAGAATTTTCCCCAGTGGCAAAAATTAACCTCAGTTCAACCAGCTACAGGAGATTTAGCTTACCCAGAGTGGATGTTGGGTGATTGGTTGGTGACAAGTACGCTTGTGGATTTAGCTGCACCTCTAGCACCAGATATCATCACACCTGGTTTTGAGGGGAATCGTCAATATCTAAATCAACCAATTAGTTTCAAAGTTAAATTTATTCCAGAGAAATCAGTAATTTCTGGCTCTAAATTAATTCCTCGGACTGTAAACGAGAAAAAATTAATTGTTGCCGATAGAGCATTTAATGGTTTGAGTTTAGCACGGGCTTACTTAGGCGATGAATTGGTATTAGCTGTGAAGGTAGATCCAGAATCACCCAATCGTCAAATTACCTTGTTAAAGGGTGATCGGCAACTGGTTTCAGTTGTCACAGCTAGGGAAGTAGAAAACACCAAAGATGATAGATATATAACTACAGAAGTTTTTCAGCAATTATTTAAAGGTGGAAATAATCCCTATTTTAACCAGGTTGAATCCACCACTGCTTATCAACCACAGTTAACATCAACTCCACAAATTATTGCTGACCAAGTTACGGCTGTGTACCTTTCTCCCCAAGATAAAAATTATTTTCAAGCTGGTTCTCGTCCAGTGGCACTATATAGATATCGTTTGGAGTTTAGGCAGGACTTACGTAATACTCAACGGGAAACAAGACCGTGA